A genomic stretch from Falco naumanni isolate bFalNau1 chromosome 4, bFalNau1.pat, whole genome shotgun sequence includes:
- the MPND gene encoding MPN domain-containing protein isoform X4, producing the protein MAALVATSPGGDECLEEDEDELEPGLDEAEAEPEAGSGAKVAGDTRGAVLTRRGITLRVLLRDGLLEPARGVLSIYYLGKKFVGDLGADGTITWQETGQVFNSPSAWATHCKRLVNPAKKSGCGWASVRYKGQKLDQYKAAWLRKHQPNVPPAEEVGGLPPPAPCQGPPVWVAGWVPALCCRQSLASEGEEEEMPEDEEEEATREGRAPVPELAVTKKPEERSKKQQCKSLAEPAGTDHGPPAKRLESKPRVPVRYCTLGTRDSARSPQTLVEVTSFAAINKFQPFNVAISSNVLLLLDFHSHLTRSEVVGYLGGRWDTNTQLLTVLRAFPCRTRLGDAEAAGAVEEEICQSLFLRGLSLVGWYHSHPFGPALPSLHDIDAQMDYQLKLQGSGNGFQPCLALICGPYYHGNPGVESKIAPFWVMPPPEQRPNDYGIPMDVEVAYIQDGFLTNDVLQEMPQ; encoded by the exons ATGGCAG cgctgGTGGCCACGTCCCCCGGCGGGGATGAGTGCCTGGAGGAGGACGAGGACGAGCTGGAGCCGGGGCTGGACGAGGCGGAGGCCGAGCCGGAGGCCGGGAGTGGGGCCAAGGTGGCAGGGGACACCCGGGGGGCCGTGCTCACCCGCCGCGGCATCACCCTCCGCGTCCTGCTCCGCGATGGGCTCCTCGAGCCGGCCCGTGGCGTCCTCTCCATCTACTACCTG GGCAAGAAGTTCGTGGGGGACCTGGGGGCGGACGGGACCATCACGTGGCAGGAGACGGGGCAGGTCTTCAACTCGCCCAGCGCCTGGGCCACCCACTGCAAGCGCCTGGTGAACCCCGCCAAGAAGTCGGGGTGCGGGTGGGCGTCCGTGCGCTACAAGGGCCAGAAGCTGGACCAGTACAAAGCCGCGTGGCTGCGCAAGCACCAGCCCAACGTGCCGCCTGCCGAGGAGGTGGGtgggctgccccccccagccccctgccagggaCCCCCAGTGTGGGTGGCAGGATGggtgccagccctgtgctgccgGCAGAGCCTGGCCAGTgagggcgaggaggaggagatgcccgaggatgaagaggaggaggcgACGAGGGAGGGTCGGGCGCCTGTGCCGGAGCTGGCGGTTACCAAAAAGCCGGAGGAGaggagcaagaagcagcagtgcaAGAGTCTGGCGGAGCCGGCGGGGACGG ATCACGGCCCCCCGGCGAAGCGGTTGGAGAGCAAACCCCGGGTGCCCGTCCGCTACTGCACCCTGGGCACCCGTGACTCGGCCAG GAGCCCCCAGACCCTGGTGGAGGTGACATCGTTCGCCGCCATCAACAAGTTCCAGCCCTTCAACGTGGCCATTTCCAGCAACgtcctgctgctcctg GACTTCCACAGCCACCTGACGCGGAGCGAAGTGGTGGGCTACCTGGGGGGGCGGTGGGACACCAACACACAAT TGCTGACGGTGCTGCGAGCCTTCCCGTGCCGGACCCGCCTGGGCGATGCCGAAGCTGCCGGTGCCGTGGAGGAGGAG ATCTGCCAGAGCCTGTTCCTGCGGGGGCTGTCGCTGGTGGGCTGGTACCACAGCCACCCCTTCGGCCCCGCACTGCCCTCCCTGCACGACATCGACGCGCAGATGGATTACCAGCTCAAGCTGCAGGGCAGCGGCAACggcttccagccctgcctggctctcATCTGCG GACCCTACTATCATGGCAACCCCGGCGTGGAGTCCAAAATCGCACCCTTCTGGGTGATGCCGCCGCCAGAG CAACGGCCCAACGACTACGGCATCCCCATGGACGTGGAGGTGGCTTACATCCAGGATGGCTTCCTCACCAACGACGTCCTGCAGGAGATG CCCCAGTGA
- the MPND gene encoding MPN domain-containing protein isoform X2, whose product MAALVATSPGGDECLEEDEDELEPGLDEAEAEPEAGSGAKVAGDTRGAVLTRRGITLRVLLRDGLLEPARGVLSIYYLGKKFVGDLGADGTITWQETGQVFNSPSAWATHCKRLVNPAKKSGCGWASVRYKGQKLDQYKAAWLRKHQPNVPPAEEVGGLPPPAPCQGPPVWVAGWVPALCCRQSLASEGEEEEMPEDEEEEATREGRAPVPELAVTKKPEERSKKQQCKSLAEPAGTDHGPPAKRLESKPRVPVRYCTLGTRDSARSPQTLVEVTSFAAINKFQPFNVAISSNVLLLLDFHSHLTRSEVVGYLGGRWDTNTQLLTVLRAFPCRTRLGDAEAAGAVEEESLFLRGLSLVGWYHSHPFGPALPSLHDIDAQMDYQLKLQGSGNGFQPCLALICGPYYHGNPGVESKIAPFWVMPPPEQRPNDYGIPMDVEVAYIQDGFLTNDVLQEMTLLVEFYKGAPDLVKFQELWSQDQTYLDKLKGSLASRTPKDQSFTHVLEQIYSLLKLSS is encoded by the exons ATGGCAG cgctgGTGGCCACGTCCCCCGGCGGGGATGAGTGCCTGGAGGAGGACGAGGACGAGCTGGAGCCGGGGCTGGACGAGGCGGAGGCCGAGCCGGAGGCCGGGAGTGGGGCCAAGGTGGCAGGGGACACCCGGGGGGCCGTGCTCACCCGCCGCGGCATCACCCTCCGCGTCCTGCTCCGCGATGGGCTCCTCGAGCCGGCCCGTGGCGTCCTCTCCATCTACTACCTG GGCAAGAAGTTCGTGGGGGACCTGGGGGCGGACGGGACCATCACGTGGCAGGAGACGGGGCAGGTCTTCAACTCGCCCAGCGCCTGGGCCACCCACTGCAAGCGCCTGGTGAACCCCGCCAAGAAGTCGGGGTGCGGGTGGGCGTCCGTGCGCTACAAGGGCCAGAAGCTGGACCAGTACAAAGCCGCGTGGCTGCGCAAGCACCAGCCCAACGTGCCGCCTGCCGAGGAGGTGGGtgggctgccccccccagccccctgccagggaCCCCCAGTGTGGGTGGCAGGATGggtgccagccctgtgctgccgGCAGAGCCTGGCCAGTgagggcgaggaggaggagatgcccgaggatgaagaggaggaggcgACGAGGGAGGGTCGGGCGCCTGTGCCGGAGCTGGCGGTTACCAAAAAGCCGGAGGAGaggagcaagaagcagcagtgcaAGAGTCTGGCGGAGCCGGCGGGGACGG ATCACGGCCCCCCGGCGAAGCGGTTGGAGAGCAAACCCCGGGTGCCCGTCCGCTACTGCACCCTGGGCACCCGTGACTCGGCCAG GAGCCCCCAGACCCTGGTGGAGGTGACATCGTTCGCCGCCATCAACAAGTTCCAGCCCTTCAACGTGGCCATTTCCAGCAACgtcctgctgctcctg GACTTCCACAGCCACCTGACGCGGAGCGAAGTGGTGGGCTACCTGGGGGGGCGGTGGGACACCAACACACAAT TGCTGACGGTGCTGCGAGCCTTCCCGTGCCGGACCCGCCTGGGCGATGCCGAAGCTGCCGGTGCCGTGGAGGAGGAG AGCCTGTTCCTGCGGGGGCTGTCGCTGGTGGGCTGGTACCACAGCCACCCCTTCGGCCCCGCACTGCCCTCCCTGCACGACATCGACGCGCAGATGGATTACCAGCTCAAGCTGCAGGGCAGCGGCAACggcttccagccctgcctggctctcATCTGCG GACCCTACTATCATGGCAACCCCGGCGTGGAGTCCAAAATCGCACCCTTCTGGGTGATGCCGCCGCCAGAG CAACGGCCCAACGACTACGGCATCCCCATGGACGTGGAGGTGGCTTACATCCAGGATGGCTTCCTCACCAACGACGTCCTGCAGGAGATG acgCTGCTGGTGGAGTTTTATAAGGGCGCCCCCGACCTGGTGAAGTTCCAGGAGCTGTGGAGTCAGGATCAAACCTACCTGGACAAGCTAAAG GGCTCCCTGGCGTCCCGCACCCCCAAAGACCAGAGCTTCACCCACGTCCTGGAGCAGATCTACAGCCTCCTCAAGCTCAGCAGCTga
- the MPND gene encoding MPN domain-containing protein isoform X1, which translates to MAALVATSPGGDECLEEDEDELEPGLDEAEAEPEAGSGAKVAGDTRGAVLTRRGITLRVLLRDGLLEPARGVLSIYYLGKKFVGDLGADGTITWQETGQVFNSPSAWATHCKRLVNPAKKSGCGWASVRYKGQKLDQYKAAWLRKHQPNVPPAEEVGGLPPPAPCQGPPVWVAGWVPALCCRQSLASEGEEEEMPEDEEEEATREGRAPVPELAVTKKPEERSKKQQCKSLAEPAGTDHGPPAKRLESKPRVPVRYCTLGTRDSARSPQTLVEVTSFAAINKFQPFNVAISSNVLLLLDFHSHLTRSEVVGYLGGRWDTNTQLLTVLRAFPCRTRLGDAEAAGAVEEEICQSLFLRGLSLVGWYHSHPFGPALPSLHDIDAQMDYQLKLQGSGNGFQPCLALICGPYYHGNPGVESKIAPFWVMPPPEQRPNDYGIPMDVEVAYIQDGFLTNDVLQEMTLLVEFYKGAPDLVKFQELWSQDQTYLDKLKGSLASRTPKDQSFTHVLEQIYSLLKLSS; encoded by the exons ATGGCAG cgctgGTGGCCACGTCCCCCGGCGGGGATGAGTGCCTGGAGGAGGACGAGGACGAGCTGGAGCCGGGGCTGGACGAGGCGGAGGCCGAGCCGGAGGCCGGGAGTGGGGCCAAGGTGGCAGGGGACACCCGGGGGGCCGTGCTCACCCGCCGCGGCATCACCCTCCGCGTCCTGCTCCGCGATGGGCTCCTCGAGCCGGCCCGTGGCGTCCTCTCCATCTACTACCTG GGCAAGAAGTTCGTGGGGGACCTGGGGGCGGACGGGACCATCACGTGGCAGGAGACGGGGCAGGTCTTCAACTCGCCCAGCGCCTGGGCCACCCACTGCAAGCGCCTGGTGAACCCCGCCAAGAAGTCGGGGTGCGGGTGGGCGTCCGTGCGCTACAAGGGCCAGAAGCTGGACCAGTACAAAGCCGCGTGGCTGCGCAAGCACCAGCCCAACGTGCCGCCTGCCGAGGAGGTGGGtgggctgccccccccagccccctgccagggaCCCCCAGTGTGGGTGGCAGGATGggtgccagccctgtgctgccgGCAGAGCCTGGCCAGTgagggcgaggaggaggagatgcccgaggatgaagaggaggaggcgACGAGGGAGGGTCGGGCGCCTGTGCCGGAGCTGGCGGTTACCAAAAAGCCGGAGGAGaggagcaagaagcagcagtgcaAGAGTCTGGCGGAGCCGGCGGGGACGG ATCACGGCCCCCCGGCGAAGCGGTTGGAGAGCAAACCCCGGGTGCCCGTCCGCTACTGCACCCTGGGCACCCGTGACTCGGCCAG GAGCCCCCAGACCCTGGTGGAGGTGACATCGTTCGCCGCCATCAACAAGTTCCAGCCCTTCAACGTGGCCATTTCCAGCAACgtcctgctgctcctg GACTTCCACAGCCACCTGACGCGGAGCGAAGTGGTGGGCTACCTGGGGGGGCGGTGGGACACCAACACACAAT TGCTGACGGTGCTGCGAGCCTTCCCGTGCCGGACCCGCCTGGGCGATGCCGAAGCTGCCGGTGCCGTGGAGGAGGAG ATCTGCCAGAGCCTGTTCCTGCGGGGGCTGTCGCTGGTGGGCTGGTACCACAGCCACCCCTTCGGCCCCGCACTGCCCTCCCTGCACGACATCGACGCGCAGATGGATTACCAGCTCAAGCTGCAGGGCAGCGGCAACggcttccagccctgcctggctctcATCTGCG GACCCTACTATCATGGCAACCCCGGCGTGGAGTCCAAAATCGCACCCTTCTGGGTGATGCCGCCGCCAGAG CAACGGCCCAACGACTACGGCATCCCCATGGACGTGGAGGTGGCTTACATCCAGGATGGCTTCCTCACCAACGACGTCCTGCAGGAGATG acgCTGCTGGTGGAGTTTTATAAGGGCGCCCCCGACCTGGTGAAGTTCCAGGAGCTGTGGAGTCAGGATCAAACCTACCTGGACAAGCTAAAG GGCTCCCTGGCGTCCCGCACCCCCAAAGACCAGAGCTTCACCCACGTCCTGGAGCAGATCTACAGCCTCCTCAAGCTCAGCAGCTga
- the MPND gene encoding MPN domain-containing protein isoform X3, giving the protein MAALVATSPGGDECLEEDEDELEPGLDEAEAEPEAGSGAKVAGDTRGAVLTRRGITLRVLLRDGLLEPARGVLSIYYLGKKFVGDLGADGTITWQETGQVFNSPSAWATHCKRLVNPAKKSGCGWASVRYKGQKLDQYKAAWLRKHQPNVPPAEESLASEGEEEEMPEDEEEEATREGRAPVPELAVTKKPEERSKKQQCKSLAEPAGTDHGPPAKRLESKPRVPVRYCTLGTRDSARSPQTLVEVTSFAAINKFQPFNVAISSNVLLLLDFHSHLTRSEVVGYLGGRWDTNTQLLTVLRAFPCRTRLGDAEAAGAVEEEICQSLFLRGLSLVGWYHSHPFGPALPSLHDIDAQMDYQLKLQGSGNGFQPCLALICGPYYHGNPGVESKIAPFWVMPPPEQRPNDYGIPMDVEVAYIQDGFLTNDVLQEMTLLVEFYKGAPDLVKFQELWSQDQTYLDKLKGSLASRTPKDQSFTHVLEQIYSLLKLSS; this is encoded by the exons ATGGCAG cgctgGTGGCCACGTCCCCCGGCGGGGATGAGTGCCTGGAGGAGGACGAGGACGAGCTGGAGCCGGGGCTGGACGAGGCGGAGGCCGAGCCGGAGGCCGGGAGTGGGGCCAAGGTGGCAGGGGACACCCGGGGGGCCGTGCTCACCCGCCGCGGCATCACCCTCCGCGTCCTGCTCCGCGATGGGCTCCTCGAGCCGGCCCGTGGCGTCCTCTCCATCTACTACCTG GGCAAGAAGTTCGTGGGGGACCTGGGGGCGGACGGGACCATCACGTGGCAGGAGACGGGGCAGGTCTTCAACTCGCCCAGCGCCTGGGCCACCCACTGCAAGCGCCTGGTGAACCCCGCCAAGAAGTCGGGGTGCGGGTGGGCGTCCGTGCGCTACAAGGGCCAGAAGCTGGACCAGTACAAAGCCGCGTGGCTGCGCAAGCACCAGCCCAACGTGCCGCCTGCCGAGGAG AGCCTGGCCAGTgagggcgaggaggaggagatgcccgaggatgaagaggaggaggcgACGAGGGAGGGTCGGGCGCCTGTGCCGGAGCTGGCGGTTACCAAAAAGCCGGAGGAGaggagcaagaagcagcagtgcaAGAGTCTGGCGGAGCCGGCGGGGACGG ATCACGGCCCCCCGGCGAAGCGGTTGGAGAGCAAACCCCGGGTGCCCGTCCGCTACTGCACCCTGGGCACCCGTGACTCGGCCAG GAGCCCCCAGACCCTGGTGGAGGTGACATCGTTCGCCGCCATCAACAAGTTCCAGCCCTTCAACGTGGCCATTTCCAGCAACgtcctgctgctcctg GACTTCCACAGCCACCTGACGCGGAGCGAAGTGGTGGGCTACCTGGGGGGGCGGTGGGACACCAACACACAAT TGCTGACGGTGCTGCGAGCCTTCCCGTGCCGGACCCGCCTGGGCGATGCCGAAGCTGCCGGTGCCGTGGAGGAGGAG ATCTGCCAGAGCCTGTTCCTGCGGGGGCTGTCGCTGGTGGGCTGGTACCACAGCCACCCCTTCGGCCCCGCACTGCCCTCCCTGCACGACATCGACGCGCAGATGGATTACCAGCTCAAGCTGCAGGGCAGCGGCAACggcttccagccctgcctggctctcATCTGCG GACCCTACTATCATGGCAACCCCGGCGTGGAGTCCAAAATCGCACCCTTCTGGGTGATGCCGCCGCCAGAG CAACGGCCCAACGACTACGGCATCCCCATGGACGTGGAGGTGGCTTACATCCAGGATGGCTTCCTCACCAACGACGTCCTGCAGGAGATG acgCTGCTGGTGGAGTTTTATAAGGGCGCCCCCGACCTGGTGAAGTTCCAGGAGCTGTGGAGTCAGGATCAAACCTACCTGGACAAGCTAAAG GGCTCCCTGGCGTCCCGCACCCCCAAAGACCAGAGCTTCACCCACGTCCTGGAGCAGATCTACAGCCTCCTCAAGCTCAGCAGCTga